One window from the genome of Crassostrea angulata isolate pt1a10 chromosome 2, ASM2561291v2, whole genome shotgun sequence encodes:
- the LOC128172791 gene encoding uncharacterized protein LOC128172791, translated as MVFLLLLGWILRSILGHFGIECRVPVKRGRGRRSDVENPQPRDEETRPKERLEIMESTAAGKTDQDRPLPTGAKGGRPRTMPPKKYLLLTPPSYYLRSSKK; from the exons ATGGTGTTCCTCCTCCTCCTGGGATGGATCCTACGATCCATCTTAGGCCATTTTGGCATTGAATGCCGCGTCCCAGTGAAGAGGGGGAGAGGGAGACGGAGTGATGTCGAAAACCCCCAGCCACGGGACGAGGAAACCCGCCCCAAAGAGCGT cTGGAAATAATGGAATCGACTGCCGCGGGAAAAACGGATCAAGACAGACCGCTGCCAACTGGGGCAAAGGGTGGCCGACCCCGCACGATGCCCCCCAAAAAGTATCTGCTGTTAACTCCGCCGTCTTACTACCTCAGATC cTCCAAGAAGTAA